In Stigmatopora nigra isolate UIUO_SnigA chromosome 18, RoL_Snig_1.1, whole genome shotgun sequence, one genomic interval encodes:
- the sfxn2 gene encoding sideroflexin-2: MALNPAFDIDAPRWDQTTFAGRLKHFFNITDWRTALLPDSRLDEAKALVESCRAGSVPPGTSEEQLHYAKKLYDSAFHPDTGDRMNIIGRMSFQVPGGMAITGCMLQFYRTVPAVVFWQWVNQSFNALVNYTNRNAASPITPKQIGVAYATATSAALATAVGLNLYTKKAPPLVARWVPFAAVAAANCVNIPMMRQQEIMNGIAVTDENGNKLGHSQKAAVKGITQVVVSRITMAAPGMIILPIIMQRLEKYKFMQRITYLHGPIQVMMVGVFLIFMVPAACSIFPQRCSIEVSKLEPELRQSITCKYGQGVQRVYFNKGL; this comes from the exons ATGGCACTGAACCCCGCGTTCGACATCGACGCCCCGCGATGGGACCAGACCACCTTCGCGGGGCGGCTCAAGCACTTCTTCAACATCACCGACTGGCGGACGGCGCTGCTGCCGGACTCCCGTTTGGACGAAGCCAAAGCCTTGGTGGAAAGCTGCAG GGCGGGTTCCGTTCCACCCGGAACCAGCGAGGAACAACTCCACTACGCCAAGAAGCTTTACGACTCGGCTTTCCACCCCGACACGGGTGACCGCATGAACATCATCGGTCGCATGTCCTTCCAGGTCCCCGGCGGCATGGCCATCACCGGCTGCATGCTTCAATTCTACAG GACGGTGCCCGCCGTGGTGTTCTGGCAGTGGGTCAACCAGTCCTTCAACGCCTTGGTCAACTACACCAATCGGAACGCCGCCTCGCCCATCACTCCCAA GCAGATCGGCGTGGCCTACGCGACGGCCACGAGCGCAGCGTTAGCCACGGCGGTGGGACTCAATCTCTACACCAAG AAAGCGCCGCCGCTGGTGGCGCGATGGGTGCCTTTTGCCGCCGTGGCGGCGGCCAACTGCGTCAACATTCCAATGATGAGGCAACA GGAAATCATGAACGGCATCGCCGTCACCGACGAAAACGGCAACAAGTTGGGCCACTCGCAG AAAGCGGCGGTGAAAGGCATCACGCAGGTGGTGGTCTCTCGGATCACCATGGCCGCGCCGGGAATGA TCATCCTGCCAATCATCATGCAGCGCctggaaaaatacaaattcatgCAG AGAATCACATACCTCCACGGGCCCATTCAAGTGATGATGGTGGGCGTGTT TTTGATCTTCATGGTACCGGCAGCGTGCTCCATCTTCCCGCAGAGATG CTCCATTGAGGTGTCCAAGCTGGAGCCAGAACTCCGTCAGTCCATCACGTGCAAATACGGCCAAGGCGTGCAGCGCGTCTACTTCAACAAAGGCCTCTGA
- the LOC144211703 gene encoding ATP-citrate synthase-like isoform X1, which yields MSAKAISEQTGKEFLSKYICDSSAVQNRYRYASFSAESDWTSLTKEHPWLLTERLVVKPDQLIKRRGQLGLVGINLDLAGVQDWLKSRLMRETTVGKAKGVLKKFLIEPFVPHKQDEEFYVCIYATREGDHVLFHHQGGVEVGDVDAKAQRLSVAVGDKLSKDQVTKRLLAHIPNDKKEVVASFIVGLFALYEDLYFTYLEINPLVVTGDGVYVLDMAAKIDATADYLCKSKWGDVEFPPPFGREAYPEEAYIADLDAKSGASLKLTLLNPRGRIWTMVAGGGASVVYSDTICDLGGVDELANYGEYSGAPSEQQTYDYAKTILSLMTREKHPEGKVLIIGGSIANFTNVAATFKGIVRAIKDYQGPLKETEVTIFVRRGGPNYQEGLRVMGEVGKTTGIPIHVFGTETHMTAIVGMAMGHKPIPNQPPTDAHTANFLLNSSNNVMTPATTRTASFSEARPSNDVTPAKKSKAGSPGDPLHSLPWPLKNVVTCWKAKATTLFSKHTKAVVWGMQTRAVQGMLDFDYVCSRDEPSVTAMVYPFTGDHKQKFYWGHKEILLPVYKNMADAMKKHPEVDVMISFASLRSAFDSTVEAMQHPQIHTIAIIAEGIPEALTRKIIKTADEKGITIIGPATVGGIKPGCFKIGNTGGMLDNILASKLYRPGSVAYVSRSGGMSNELNNIISRTTDGVYEGVAIGGDRYPGSTFMDHVVRYQDTPGIQMIVVLGEIGGTDEYNICQGIKEGRITKPVVGWCIGTCATMFASEVQFGHAGACANQASETAVAKNQALRDAGAYVPKSFDELGDVIRTVYDELVASGTIVPAQEVPPPTVPMDYSWARELGLIRKPASFMTSICDERGQELIYAGMPITEVFKEEMGLGGVLGLLWFQRRLPRYACQFIEMCLMVTADHGPAVSGAHNTIVCARAGKDLISSLTSGLLTIGDRFGGALDAAAKQFSKAFDSVTPPMEFVEKMKKDGKLIMGIGHRVKSINNPDMRVQILMDFVKQHFPSTQLLDYALAVEKITTSKKPNLILNVDGFIGVAFVDLLRTCGGFTRDEADEFVEIGALNGIFVLGRSMGFIGHYLDQKRLKQGLYRHPWDDISYVLPEHMSM from the exons ATGTCGGCGAAGGCCATCTCGGAACAGACGGGCAAGGAGTTCTTGTCCAAGTACATCTGCGACTCGTCAGCTGTGCAGAACCGCTACCGCTACGCCAGCTTTAGCGCCGAGAGCGACTGGACCAGCCTGACCAAGGAGCACCCATGGCTACTCACAGAG AGACTGGTGGTCAAACCGGATCAGCTTATCAAGCGACGTGGGCAGTTGGGTCTGGTGGGCATCAACTTGGACCTGGCCGGTGTTCAGGATTGGCTCAAAAGCCGTCTCATGAGAGAAACCACA gtgGGCAAGGCCAAGGGAGTTCTGAAGAAATTCCTCATTGAGCCTTTTGTTCCTCACAAACAG GACGAGGAGTTTTACGTGTGCATTTACGCCACCCGTGAAGGCGACCACGTGCTTTTCCACCACCAAGGCGGCGTGGAGGTGGGCGACGTGGACGCCAAAGCCCAGCGGTTGAGCGTGGCCGTGGGCGACAAGCTGAGCAAGGATCAAGTGACCAAGCGGCTGCTGGCGCACATTCCCAACGACAAAAAGGA AGTCGTGGCCAGCTTCATCGTCGGGCTTTTCGCGCTTTATGAGGATCTGTATTTCACATACCTGGAGATCAACCCATTAG TTGTCACCGGAGATGGCGTTTACGTCCTGGACATGGCAGCCAAAATCGACGCCACGGCTGATTACCTCTGCAAGTCCAAGTGGGGTGACGTGGAATTCCCGCCTCCTTTTGGCAGGGAAGCTTATCCGGAG GAGGCTTACATCGCTGACCTGGATGCCAAGAGCGGTGCCAGTCTCAAGTTAACCTTGCTCAACCCTCGGGGCAGGATTTGGACCATGGTggcagggggcggggcttctgtTGTGTACAG TGACACAATCTGCGACCTGGGCGGCGTGGACGAGCTGGCAAACTACGGCGAGTACTCTGGCGCACCCAGCGAGCAGCAGACCTACGACTACGCCAAAACTATTCTCTCGCTCATGACCCGCGAAAAGCACCCCGAAG GGAAGGTGCTGATCATTGGCGGAAGTATTGCTAACTTTACCAATGTAGCCGCCACATTCAAG GGCATTGTCAGGGCTATTAAAGACTACCAAGGCCCTCTGAAGGAGACCGAGGTCACCATCTTTGTTCGACGGGGTGGGCCCAACTACCAGGAGGGACTCAGGGTCATGGGAGAAGTGG gaAAGACCACTGGTATTCCAATCCACGTATTTGGCACAGAAACCCACATGACGGCCATTGTGGGCATGGCAATGGGCCACAAGCCCATCCCCAACCAGCCGCCAACGGACGCCCACACGGCTAACTTTCTCTTGAATTCTAGCAACAACGTGATG ACTCCGGCCACCACTAGGACCGCCTCCTTCTCCGAAGCTAGGCCGTCCAATGACGTCACTCCTGCCAAAAAGTCCAAAGCGGGTTCCCCAGGAG ACCCTCTTCATTCTTTACCGTGGCCTCTGAAGAATGTGGTCACGTGTTGGAAAG CCAAAGCCACCACGCTGTTCAGCAAGCACACCAAAGCCGTGGTCTGGGGCATGCAGACGCGAGCCGTTCAAGGAATGCTGGATTTTGACTACGTGTGTTCCCGGGATGAACCCTCCGTCACCGCCATGGTTTACCCCTTCAC TGGGGATCACAAGCAGAAGTTCTACTGGGGACACAAAGAGATCCTGTTGCCGGTCTACAAAAACATGGCCGACGCCATGAAGAAGCACCCCGAGGTGGACGTGATGATAAGTTTTGCGTCCCTCCGCTCTGCCTTCGATAGCACAGTAGAAGCCATGCAGCATCCGCAG ATTCACACCATCGCCATCATCGCCGAGGGGATCCCCGAAGCGCTGACTCGGAAAATAATCAAGACGGCGGACGAGAAAGGCATCACCATCATCGGGCCCGCCACG GTTGGTGGAATCAAACCAGGCTGTTTCAAGATCGGCAACACGGGCGGTATGTTGGACAACATCCTAGCCTCCAAGTTGTATCGCCCCGGTAGCGTGGCGTACGTTTCGCGTTCGGGGGGCATGTCCAACGAGCTCAACAACATCATCTCTCGCACTACTGACGGCGTCTATGAGGGTGTGGCCATCGGAGGAGACAG GTACCCTGGCTCCACCTTTATGGACCATGTGGTCCGCTACCAGGACACTCCGGGCATTCAGATGATTGTGGTGCTGGGAGAG ATTGGTGGCACAGACGAGTACAACATTTGTCAAGGGATTAAGGAGGGCAGAATTACCAAACCGGTCGTGGGCTGGTGTATCGGAACGTGCGCCACCATGTTTGCATCAGAG GTTCAATTCGGCCACGCCGGTGCATGTGCCAATCAAGCATCAGAGACGGCCGTGGCCAAGAACCAAGCCTTGAGGGACGCCGGAGCCTACGTGCCCAAGAGCTTTGACGAGCTGGGTGATGTCATTAG GACGGTTTACGATGAACTGGTAGCCAGTGGGACCATTGTTCCCGCTCAGGAGGTGCCGCCCCCAACAGTACCCATGGACTACTCCTGGGCTAGG GAACTGGGTCTTATCCGTAAACCCGCCTCCTTCATGACCAGCATTTGTGACGAGCGAGGTCAGGAGCTCATTTACGCTGGCATGCCCATTACTGAGGTCTTCAAAGAGGAGATGGGCTTAGGAGGAGTGCTGGGACTTCTCTGGTTCCAACGCAG GTTGCCCCGCTACGCCTGCCAATTCATCGAAATGTGTCTAATGGTGACGGCCGACCACGGCCCCGCCGTTTCCGGCGCCCACAACACCATCGTCTGTGCGCGAGCCGGCAAAGACCTTATTTCCAGCCTCACGTCCGGCCTGCTCACCATT GGCGACCGTTTTGGTGGCGCCTTGGACGCAGCCGCCAAACAGTTCAGCAAAGCCTTTGACAGCGTCACGCCGCCGATGGAGTTTGTCGAGAAGATGAAGAAAGACGGAAAGCTTATCATGGGTATTGGACACCGCGTCAAATCG ATCAACAACCCAGACATGCGAGTGCAAATTTTAATGGACTTTGTGAAGCAGCACTTCCCTTCCACTCAGCTTCTCGATTATGCTTTAGCTGTGGAAAAGATCACCACCTCCAAG AAACCTAATCTGATCCTCAACGTCGACGGGTTCATCGGCGTGGCTTTCGTGGACCTGCTCAGGACGTGTGGTGGCTTCACACG CGACGAGGCGGATGAATTTGTGGAGATCGGCGCACTGAATGGCATCTTTGTCCTCGGACGTAGCATGGGCTTCATCG GTCACTATTTGGACCAGAAAAGGCTGAAGCAGGGCTTGTACCGTCACCCCTGGGACGACATCTCCTACGTGCTTCCCGAGCATATGTCCATGTAA
- the LOC144211874 gene encoding zinc finger protein 385D-like isoform X2, whose protein sequence is MLLGALSPHQVHPLLGSLPVALSGRGSIQAHKHLEHLLPLRISASSPLSLFPNFNTMDPVQKAVINHTFGIAPPRRRTTISCNICHLRFNSTNQAEAHYKGHKHTRKMKALENQRNRHKNKYSSPPGPEKDKGTDLNSNDGTDSSTSSRLETSLENPLPPNPPISDSSSPPPSKQFPDAPPPLSHLNADETPAEGDPRGLPAVGEEVENEEAKVEDKEANKKVLHCPTCKVTVNSSSQLEAHCSGSKHKQMLYSPNSSQSHRRTKRTSSPRRPSRLIKQRAGANKAGVAGGVAGGVTGQRFRCHLCQVAVNSESQLKQHMNSRRHKEHLAGKPVKVKPKFTPYNKLQPTTALATKLALQRQLSKALPAGFLTSALNPAALCTLASAPLALRLPQGPTAYIHSPLISPALFRPAPGPLRPTHPPIIFSPY, encoded by the exons ATGCTCTTAG gcgcGCTGTCCCCACACCAGGTTCACCCACTTCTGGGTTCCCTCCCGGTGGCGCTGTCGGGCCGAGGCAGCATCCAAGCGCACAAGCACCTGGAGCACTTACTGCCTCTCAGGATTAGCGCCTCGTCGCCCCTCagcctttttccaaattttaacaCG ATGGATCCAGTGCAAAAAGCAGTAATCAACCACACTTTTGGCATCGCACCGCCTAGAAGAAGAACAACTATCAGCTGTAATATTTGCCACCTCCGCTTTAACTCCACT AACCAGGCTGAGGCCCACTACAAGGGACACAAGCACACTCGCAAAATGAAGGCCTTGGAGAACCAGAGAAACCGGCACAAGAACAAGTACAGCTCACCACCTGGCCCGGAGAAAGACAAGGGGACAGACTTGAATTCAAATGACGGAACAG ATTCAAGCACATCATCACGACTGGAAACCAGCCTGGAAAATCCCTTGCCCCCAAACCCTCCCATTTCGGACTCCTCCTCGCCTCCGCCATCCAAGCAATTCCCCGACGCCCCCCCTCCGCTTTCCCATCTCAACGCGGACGAAACGCCCGCGGAAGGTGACCCTCGGGGGCTTCCCGCTGTCGGGGAAGAAGTAGAAAACGAGGAGGCCAAGGTGGAGGACAAGGAGGCCAACAAAAAAGTGCTGCATTGTCCCACATGCAAAGTGACCGTCAACTCCAGCTCTCAACTAGAAGCTCATTGTAGTG GTTCTAAGCACAAACAGATGCTGTACAGTCCCAACAGCAGCCAATCGCATCGCAGGACGAAGAGGACATCGTCGCCAAGACGCCCAAGTCGGCTAATTAAGCAGCGGGCGGGCGCTAATAAGGCCGGAGTGGCAGGGGGCGTGGCAGGGGGCGTCACCGGCCAGCGCTTTCGATGCCACCTTTGCCAGGTGGCCGTCAATTCGGAGTCTCAGCTCAAACAG CACATGAACAGCAGGAGACATAAAGAGCATTTGGCCGGGAAGCCTGTGAAGGTGAAGCCCAAATTCACTCCCTATAATAAACTGCAGCCCACCACTGCATTAGCG ACTAAACTGGCCTTGCAGAGGCAGCTGTCCAAGGCCCTGCCGGCAGGGTTCCTGACCAGCGCCCTCAATCCAGCTGCTCTGTGCACTTTGGCATCGGCGCCACTGGCACTCAGGCTGCCCCAGGGTCCCACGGCCTACATCCACAGTCCCTTGATTAGCCCCGCTCTCTTCAGGCCTGCCCCGGGACCCCTCAGGCCCACACACCCGCCCATTATCTTCTCCCCCTATTGA
- the arl3b gene encoding ADP-ribosylation factor-like protein 3, whose product MGLLSILRKLKSTPDQEVRILLLGLDNGGKTTLLKQLASEDISHITPTQGFNIKSVQSQGFKLNVWDIGGQRKIRPYWRNYFENTDMLIYVIDSADRKRFEETGQELAELLDEEKLSGVPVLIFANKQDLLTAAPASEIAEGLNLHTIRDRVWQIQSCSALTGEGIQEGMNWVCKSVNSKKK is encoded by the exons ATG GGCTTGCTGTCAATCCTGCGCAAGCTAAAGAGCACCCCTGACCAAGAGGTCAGGATACTGCTGTTGGGATTGGACAACGGCGGAAAAACTACCTTGCTCAAGCAGTTGGCGTCCGAGGACATCAGCCACATCACCCCCACTCAA GGCTTCAACATCAAGAGCGTCCAGTCGCAAGGTTTCAAGCTCAACGTTTGGGACATTGGCGGCCAGAGGAAGATCAGGCCTTACTGGAGGAACTACTTTGAAAACACCGACATGCTC ATTTATGTCATCGACAGCGCCGACAGGAAGAGATTTGAGGAGACGGGTCAG GAGCTGGCCGAGTTGCTGGACGAAGAGAAGCTGAGCGGCGTCCCCGTGCTGATCTTCGCCAACAAGCAGGACCTGCTGACGGCGGCGCCGGCCTCCGAGATCGCCGAGGGCCTCAACTTGCACACCATCCGCGACCGAGTCTGGCAGATCCAGTCGTGTTCCGCCCTCACTGGCGAAGGAATCCAG GAAGGCATGAACTGGGTGTGTAAGAGCGTCAACTCCAAGAAGAAGTAA
- the LOC144211926 gene encoding dnaJ homolog subfamily C member 7-like → MAAVDIDVPVDAEPQLHNAGDLERQAEGFKEQGNAFYSKKDYSEAFNYYTKAIDTCPTNASYYGNRAATLMMLFRFREALEDSQQAVRLDDCFMKGHLREGKCHLSLGNAMAAVRCFQKVLDLEPSNREAQQENKNAETLLEFERLAEFGFEKRDFRKVVYCMDRALALASACHRFKILKAECLALIGRYPEAQSVASDILRMDSTNADALYVRGLCLYYEDCIDKAVQFFVQALRMAPDHEKARLACRNAKALKAKKEEGNLTFKNNSYEAAYQLYSEALRIDPNNIKTNAKLYCNRAAAGAKMNKQSQAIEDCTSAIKLDDTYIKAYLRRAQCFMDTEQYEEAVRDYEKVYQTEKTSDHKHLLKTAKLELKKSKRKDYYKVLGVGKNATDDEIKKAYRKRALMHHPDRHSAATPEVQKEEEKKFKEVGEAFTVLSDPKKKTRYDNGHDLGDDGTFDGGDVDANNIFRAFFGGHTGGFTFETSADSGPGNMFFQFG, encoded by the exons atggcagctgtTGACATCGACGTGCCGGTTGATGCCGAGCCTCAGCTTCACAATGCGGGCGATTTGGAACG TCAAGCTGAAGGCTTCAAAGAACAGGGCAATGCATTCTACAGCAAAAAAGATTACTCCGAGGCTTTTAATTACTACACAAAGGCAATTG ATACGTGTCCCACAAATGCCAGCTATTACGGCAACAGGGCAGCCACCTTGATGATGCTCTTCCGCTTCCGAGAGGCTCTGGAAGATTCCCAGCAGGCCGTGCGATTGGACGACTGTTTCATGAAG GGTCATTTACGTGAAGGCAAGTGCCACCTGTCCTTGGGGAACGCCATGGCGGCTGTTCGTTGCTTCCAGAAGGTTCTGGATCTGGAGCCCAGCAACAGAGAAGCACAGCAAGAG AACAAGAATGCAGAAACTTTGCTGGAATTTGAGCGACTGGCCGAGTTTGGCTTCGAGAAGCGAGACTTCAGAAAG GTGGTTTATTGTATGGACCGGGCCTTAGCTCTGGCGTCGGCCTGCCACCGCTTCAAAATCCTCAAGGCCGAGTGTCTGGCGCTCATAGGACGTTATCCCGAAGCTCAGTCCGTCGCCAG CGATATCCTGAGGATGGACTCCACCAATGCCGACGCTCTTTACGTCCGAGGCTTGTGTCTATACTACGAGGACTGCATCGATAAGGCCGTACAGTTTTTCGTGCAGGCCCTGCGCATGGCGCCAGACCACGAAAAGGCCCGGCTTGCCTGCAGG AACGCCAAAGCATTGAAAGCCAAGAAAGAAGAAGGAAACCTGACATTCAAGAACAATAGCTACGAAGCCGCCTATCAGCTATATAGCGAAGCCCTCAGGATAGACCCCAACAACATCAAGACCAACGCCAAACTTTACTGCAACAGAGCCGCGGCAGGAGCCAAG ATGAATAAACAAAGTCAAGCCATCGAAGACTGCACCAGTGCCATCAAACTTGACGACACCTACATCAAAGCTTACTTGAGAAGAGCGCAGTG TTTCATGGACACGGAGCAGTACGAAGAGGCTGTCCGCGACTATGAGAAAGTGTACCAGACCGAAAAAACATCAG ACCACAAACACTTGCTAAAGACGGCCAAGTTGGAGCTGAAAAAAAGCAAGAGGAAAGATTACTACAAGGTTTTAGGCGTGGGCAAGAATGCCACAGACGATGAGATTAAGAAGGCCTACCGCAAACGCGCCCTGATGCACCACCCGG ACCGCCACAGTGCAGCCACTCCTGAAGTTCAAAAGGAAGAGGAAAAGAAATTCAAAGAAGTTGGAGAGGCCTTCACTGTCCTGTCAGACCCCAAAAAGAAGACCCGTTACGATAACGGCCACGACCTTGGGGACGATGGCACCTTCGATGGCGGAG aTGTGGACGCAAACAACATTTTCAGAGCTTTCTTTGGTGGCCACACTGGCGGATTTACTTTTGAGACCAGTGCAG aTTCTGGACctggaaatatgttttttcagtTTGGTTAA
- the LOC144211703 gene encoding ATP-citrate synthase-like isoform X2 yields MSAKAISEQTGKEFLSKYICDSSAVQNRYRYASFSAESDWTSLTKEHPWLLTERLVVKPDQLIKRRGQLGLVGINLDLAGVQDWLKSRLMRETTVGKAKGVLKKFLIEPFVPHKQDEEFYVCIYATREGDHVLFHHQGGVEVGDVDAKAQRLSVAVGDKLSKDQVTKRLLAHIPNDKKEVVASFIVGLFALYEDLYFTYLEINPLVVTGDGVYVLDMAAKIDATADYLCKSKWGDVEFPPPFGREAYPEEAYIADLDAKSGASLKLTLLNPRGRIWTMVAGGGASVVYSDTICDLGGVDELANYGEYSGAPSEQQTYDYAKTILSLMTREKHPEGKVLIIGGSIANFTNVAATFKGIVRAIKDYQGPLKETEVTIFVRRGGPNYQEGLRVMGEVGKTTGIPIHVFGTETHMTAIVGMAMGHKPIPNQPPTDAHTANFLLNSSNNVMTPATTRTASFSEARPSNDVTPAKKSKAGSPGAKATTLFSKHTKAVVWGMQTRAVQGMLDFDYVCSRDEPSVTAMVYPFTGDHKQKFYWGHKEILLPVYKNMADAMKKHPEVDVMISFASLRSAFDSTVEAMQHPQIHTIAIIAEGIPEALTRKIIKTADEKGITIIGPATVGGIKPGCFKIGNTGGMLDNILASKLYRPGSVAYVSRSGGMSNELNNIISRTTDGVYEGVAIGGDRYPGSTFMDHVVRYQDTPGIQMIVVLGEIGGTDEYNICQGIKEGRITKPVVGWCIGTCATMFASEVQFGHAGACANQASETAVAKNQALRDAGAYVPKSFDELGDVIRTVYDELVASGTIVPAQEVPPPTVPMDYSWARELGLIRKPASFMTSICDERGQELIYAGMPITEVFKEEMGLGGVLGLLWFQRRLPRYACQFIEMCLMVTADHGPAVSGAHNTIVCARAGKDLISSLTSGLLTIGDRFGGALDAAAKQFSKAFDSVTPPMEFVEKMKKDGKLIMGIGHRVKSINNPDMRVQILMDFVKQHFPSTQLLDYALAVEKITTSKKPNLILNVDGFIGVAFVDLLRTCGGFTRDEADEFVEIGALNGIFVLGRSMGFIGHYLDQKRLKQGLYRHPWDDISYVLPEHMSM; encoded by the exons ATGTCGGCGAAGGCCATCTCGGAACAGACGGGCAAGGAGTTCTTGTCCAAGTACATCTGCGACTCGTCAGCTGTGCAGAACCGCTACCGCTACGCCAGCTTTAGCGCCGAGAGCGACTGGACCAGCCTGACCAAGGAGCACCCATGGCTACTCACAGAG AGACTGGTGGTCAAACCGGATCAGCTTATCAAGCGACGTGGGCAGTTGGGTCTGGTGGGCATCAACTTGGACCTGGCCGGTGTTCAGGATTGGCTCAAAAGCCGTCTCATGAGAGAAACCACA gtgGGCAAGGCCAAGGGAGTTCTGAAGAAATTCCTCATTGAGCCTTTTGTTCCTCACAAACAG GACGAGGAGTTTTACGTGTGCATTTACGCCACCCGTGAAGGCGACCACGTGCTTTTCCACCACCAAGGCGGCGTGGAGGTGGGCGACGTGGACGCCAAAGCCCAGCGGTTGAGCGTGGCCGTGGGCGACAAGCTGAGCAAGGATCAAGTGACCAAGCGGCTGCTGGCGCACATTCCCAACGACAAAAAGGA AGTCGTGGCCAGCTTCATCGTCGGGCTTTTCGCGCTTTATGAGGATCTGTATTTCACATACCTGGAGATCAACCCATTAG TTGTCACCGGAGATGGCGTTTACGTCCTGGACATGGCAGCCAAAATCGACGCCACGGCTGATTACCTCTGCAAGTCCAAGTGGGGTGACGTGGAATTCCCGCCTCCTTTTGGCAGGGAAGCTTATCCGGAG GAGGCTTACATCGCTGACCTGGATGCCAAGAGCGGTGCCAGTCTCAAGTTAACCTTGCTCAACCCTCGGGGCAGGATTTGGACCATGGTggcagggggcggggcttctgtTGTGTACAG TGACACAATCTGCGACCTGGGCGGCGTGGACGAGCTGGCAAACTACGGCGAGTACTCTGGCGCACCCAGCGAGCAGCAGACCTACGACTACGCCAAAACTATTCTCTCGCTCATGACCCGCGAAAAGCACCCCGAAG GGAAGGTGCTGATCATTGGCGGAAGTATTGCTAACTTTACCAATGTAGCCGCCACATTCAAG GGCATTGTCAGGGCTATTAAAGACTACCAAGGCCCTCTGAAGGAGACCGAGGTCACCATCTTTGTTCGACGGGGTGGGCCCAACTACCAGGAGGGACTCAGGGTCATGGGAGAAGTGG gaAAGACCACTGGTATTCCAATCCACGTATTTGGCACAGAAACCCACATGACGGCCATTGTGGGCATGGCAATGGGCCACAAGCCCATCCCCAACCAGCCGCCAACGGACGCCCACACGGCTAACTTTCTCTTGAATTCTAGCAACAACGTGATG ACTCCGGCCACCACTAGGACCGCCTCCTTCTCCGAAGCTAGGCCGTCCAATGACGTCACTCCTGCCAAAAAGTCCAAAGCGGGTTCCCCAGGAG CCAAAGCCACCACGCTGTTCAGCAAGCACACCAAAGCCGTGGTCTGGGGCATGCAGACGCGAGCCGTTCAAGGAATGCTGGATTTTGACTACGTGTGTTCCCGGGATGAACCCTCCGTCACCGCCATGGTTTACCCCTTCAC TGGGGATCACAAGCAGAAGTTCTACTGGGGACACAAAGAGATCCTGTTGCCGGTCTACAAAAACATGGCCGACGCCATGAAGAAGCACCCCGAGGTGGACGTGATGATAAGTTTTGCGTCCCTCCGCTCTGCCTTCGATAGCACAGTAGAAGCCATGCAGCATCCGCAG ATTCACACCATCGCCATCATCGCCGAGGGGATCCCCGAAGCGCTGACTCGGAAAATAATCAAGACGGCGGACGAGAAAGGCATCACCATCATCGGGCCCGCCACG GTTGGTGGAATCAAACCAGGCTGTTTCAAGATCGGCAACACGGGCGGTATGTTGGACAACATCCTAGCCTCCAAGTTGTATCGCCCCGGTAGCGTGGCGTACGTTTCGCGTTCGGGGGGCATGTCCAACGAGCTCAACAACATCATCTCTCGCACTACTGACGGCGTCTATGAGGGTGTGGCCATCGGAGGAGACAG GTACCCTGGCTCCACCTTTATGGACCATGTGGTCCGCTACCAGGACACTCCGGGCATTCAGATGATTGTGGTGCTGGGAGAG ATTGGTGGCACAGACGAGTACAACATTTGTCAAGGGATTAAGGAGGGCAGAATTACCAAACCGGTCGTGGGCTGGTGTATCGGAACGTGCGCCACCATGTTTGCATCAGAG GTTCAATTCGGCCACGCCGGTGCATGTGCCAATCAAGCATCAGAGACGGCCGTGGCCAAGAACCAAGCCTTGAGGGACGCCGGAGCCTACGTGCCCAAGAGCTTTGACGAGCTGGGTGATGTCATTAG GACGGTTTACGATGAACTGGTAGCCAGTGGGACCATTGTTCCCGCTCAGGAGGTGCCGCCCCCAACAGTACCCATGGACTACTCCTGGGCTAGG GAACTGGGTCTTATCCGTAAACCCGCCTCCTTCATGACCAGCATTTGTGACGAGCGAGGTCAGGAGCTCATTTACGCTGGCATGCCCATTACTGAGGTCTTCAAAGAGGAGATGGGCTTAGGAGGAGTGCTGGGACTTCTCTGGTTCCAACGCAG GTTGCCCCGCTACGCCTGCCAATTCATCGAAATGTGTCTAATGGTGACGGCCGACCACGGCCCCGCCGTTTCCGGCGCCCACAACACCATCGTCTGTGCGCGAGCCGGCAAAGACCTTATTTCCAGCCTCACGTCCGGCCTGCTCACCATT GGCGACCGTTTTGGTGGCGCCTTGGACGCAGCCGCCAAACAGTTCAGCAAAGCCTTTGACAGCGTCACGCCGCCGATGGAGTTTGTCGAGAAGATGAAGAAAGACGGAAAGCTTATCATGGGTATTGGACACCGCGTCAAATCG ATCAACAACCCAGACATGCGAGTGCAAATTTTAATGGACTTTGTGAAGCAGCACTTCCCTTCCACTCAGCTTCTCGATTATGCTTTAGCTGTGGAAAAGATCACCACCTCCAAG AAACCTAATCTGATCCTCAACGTCGACGGGTTCATCGGCGTGGCTTTCGTGGACCTGCTCAGGACGTGTGGTGGCTTCACACG CGACGAGGCGGATGAATTTGTGGAGATCGGCGCACTGAATGGCATCTTTGTCCTCGGACGTAGCATGGGCTTCATCG GTCACTATTTGGACCAGAAAAGGCTGAAGCAGGGCTTGTACCGTCACCCCTGGGACGACATCTCCTACGTGCTTCCCGAGCATATGTCCATGTAA